A genomic region of Procambarus clarkii isolate CNS0578487 chromosome 88, FALCON_Pclarkii_2.0, whole genome shotgun sequence contains the following coding sequences:
- the LOC138359001 gene encoding uncharacterized protein, producing the protein MRCYNCNGLGHVMRDCRQGKRVVTLAMCDPGSKYTNVFRDKPQRANLVNERYRPFMSKGWISIRGQPEVEVGILRDTGANQSLIARSLIGDGRRLAGSGKMKVYGLLSESDMPVCAVQLRSEYVSAEVMLGVCPDIPVPGVQVILGNDLCGTKVLPRVIAETVPEECPEGHGTGGTPESVNLTDIRGDESGDRQAIEYPVSVVRKAEVADKEDAGEDDTVSIQPVEDIDVDIAWLFDEDPAQENGVSVRSKVKMAQPKKNREKRADLSRAQAAEIKGRKANAAVLSRNEERCGHTEDGSRASRCPRAQRHRDSGVKLFEMSGVDMFHRKRGGGIVKKSNSRENERRRDSMCGEMLTSTQGEVKRHVWSSAVGCSAVLEQTFRERRRVEGEEMEWYRSEKCRKRMMMQAWRDRRKPRTRWKSDRMSSRIKEETEGRIVGEDEGVKYDDRRRKYNGSRWKYEDDRGGTDSRCLTLDVKRRRRGNGGWRQ; encoded by the coding sequence atgagatgttacaattgtaacggattgggtcacgtgatgcgagattgtagacagggcaagagagttgtgaccctggccatgtgtgaccccggaagtaaatatactaatgtgttccgagacaaaccacagagagcgaatttagtgaacgagaggtataggccgttcatgagtaaaggttggatcagtataagaggccaacctgaggtagaagttggtatcttaagagataccggagctaatcagagcttgattgcgagaagcctgattggggatggtcgacggttagctggcagtgggaagatgaaagtatatgggttattgtcggagagtgacatgcccgtatgtgctgtccagctaaggtcggaatatgtgtcggcggaggtgatgttgggagtgtgccccgacatacctgttccaggagtccaagtgatcctggggaatgacttgtgcgggacaaaggtgttgccaagagtcatagcggagactgtgccagaggagtgcccagaaggccatggcacgggtgggacacctgagagtgtgaacctgactgacatccgaggagatgagtcaggagaccgccaagccattgagtaccccgtctcggtagtgaggaaggcagaggtggccgacaaggaagacgctggagaagatgatacagtgtcgattcagccggtggaagatatcgacgtagatatagcgtggctgtttgatgaagatccagcccaggaaaatggagtctcggtgaggtcgaaagtgaagatggcccagccgaagaagaatcgtgagaagagagcggacctgagtagagcccaggctGCTGAAATTAaaggtcggaaggcgaatgcagctgtgctgagtaggaacgaggaaagatgtggacatactgaggacgggagtagagcgtcacgttgtccacgagcacagaggcatagggatagtggagttaagttgtttgagatgtcaggagtcgacatgtttcacagaaaacgtggcggagggatagtgaagaagagtaatagccgggaaaatgaaaggagaagagacagtatgtgtggagagatgcttacgagcacacaaggagaggtaaagcgacatgtatggtcgagtgctgttggatgtagtgcagtgctcgaacaaacttttagggaacgaagaagagtcgaaggagaagaaatggagtggtatagaagtgaaaagtgtaggaagaggatgatgatgcaagcatggagggatagaagaaagccgaggactcgatggaagtcagacAGGATGAGCTCTCGGATAAAGGAGGAGACGgaagggagaatcgtcggtgaagacgagggagtgaagtatgatgacaggaggcgaaagtataatggcagtagatggaagtatgaagacgacagaggaggtacagacagcagatgtctgactctggacgtgaagagaagaagacgaggaaatggagggtggagacaataa